Proteins from a single region of Strix uralensis isolate ZFMK-TIS-50842 chromosome 12, bStrUra1, whole genome shotgun sequence:
- the PDP2 gene encoding pyruvate dehydrogenase [acetyl-transferring]-phosphatase 2, mitochondrial, producing the protein MMSRTVSSWILSSARSSIVLQGKGRLYSICIPDRNKIKWKLVFSRTHLYPPGSCSLDNTFSLKKAFRHTSTEEEHFSFQLSPSQINDILRAGELSHKILDLNGKNANSVLRFESNQLASNAPIEDRRSAATCLQTKGMMFGVFDGHAGSACAQAVSDRLLHYIAVSLMSRQTLEEIELAVECMKPVLPILQWHKHPNDVEYREVTSQYFENLRVYWQHLLDLDTEPGFSLEEAMICAFKRLDSDISLEVQAPQENELMRNIALQVAFSGATACVAHIDGVHLHVANTGDCRAILGVQEEDGTWSTLPLTRDHNAFDESEIRRLKREHPRSEEKTLFVNDRLLGILMPSRAFGDVQLKWSKELQHSVLENSCDVEALNIYQYVPPNYHTPPYLTAEPEVTYHKLRSKDKFLVIASDGLWEMLSNEKVVKLVAEHLTELNMQKPQLAFEKPVNLGYMHSLLLQRKNRGIASLDQNIATHLIRHAIGSNEYGEVDQEKLAAMLTLPEDLARMYRDDITVTVVYFNSEKIENDYRNNE; encoded by the coding sequence ATGATGTCAAGAACTGTATCATCCTGGATCTTAAGCTCAGCAAGAAGCAGCattgttttacaaggaaaaggaCGTTTGTACTCCATCTGTATCCCAGATAGAAACAAGATAAAATGGAAGCTTGTTTTCTCCAGAACACATCTCTACcctcctgggagctgcagctTAGACAAtactttctccttaaaaaaagcaTTCCGACACACTTCCACCGAAGAAGAGCATTTCTCTTTCCAGTTGTCTCCATCACAAATCAATGATATACTCAGAGCAGGTGAATTATCCCATAAAATACTGGATTTGAATGGTAAAAATGCAAATTCTGTGTTGAGGTTTGAAAGTAACCAGTTGGCCTCCAACGCCCCTATTGAAGACCGCAGAAGTGCAGCCACTTGCCTGCAGACCAAAGGGATGATGTTTGGAGTCTTCGACGGTCATGCAGGTTCTGCGTGCGCTCAGGCCGTGAGCGATAGACTGCTTCATTATATAGCGGTTTCTCTCATGTCCCGGCAAACCTTGGAAGAGATCGAGCTTGCTGTAGAGTGCATGAAACCAGTTCTGCCTATTCTGCAGTGGCACAAGCATCCAAATGATGTAGAGTATCGAGAAGTAACTTCACAGTATTTTGAAAACCTCCGGGTTTACTGGCAACATTTACTGGACCTAGATACTGAGCCAGGATTTAGTTTAGAAGAAGCCATGATATGCGCATTCAAAAGGTTAGACTCGGACATATCACTGGAAGTTCAGGCTCCCCAGGAAAATGAATTGATGAGAAATATTGCCCTTCAAGTAGCTTTTTCTGGTGCAACAGCCTGTGTAGCTCACATTGACGGTGTTCACTTGCATGTTGCAAATACTGGTGATTGCAGAGCAATTTTAGGGGTTCAAGAAGAAGATGGAACGTGGTCTACTCTCCCTCTAACCCGAGACCACAATGCCTTCGATGAATCTGAAATTAGAAGACTGAAGAGAGAACATCCTAGATCTGAGGAGAAAACCCTATTTGTGAATGACAGATTACTGGGGATTCTTATGCCCTCCAGAGCTTTTGGAGATGTGCAATTAAAATGGAGCAAAGAACTGCAACACAGTGTTCTCGAGAATAGTTGTGATGTTGaggctttaaatatttatcagtATGTTCCTCCAAACTACCATACACCCCCTTATTTAACTGCAGAGCCTGAAGTCACGTACCACAAGTTAAGAAGCAAGGATAAGTTTCTAGTTATTGCTTCGGATGGACTATGGGAGATGCTAAGTAATGAGAAGGTTGTAAAACTTGTTGCCGAACACCTTACAGAGCTTAATATGCAGAAACCACAACTGGCTTTTGAGAAACCAGTTAACTTGGGTTACATGCACAGCTTGTtacttcaaaggaaaaacagaggcaTTGCCTCACTTGATCAGAACATAGCTACTCATTTAATAAGGCATGCAATTGGAAGTAATGAGTATGGGGAGGTGGACCAAGAGAAACTTGCTGCAATGCTGACACTGCCTGAAGACCTTGCTAGAATGTACAGAGATGATATCACAGTTACTGTGGTGTATTTTAATTCAGAGAAAATTGAAAATGACTACAGAAACAATGAATAG